A section of the Tamandua tetradactyla isolate mTamTet1 chromosome 4, mTamTet1.pri, whole genome shotgun sequence genome encodes:
- the DLL1 gene encoding delta-like protein 1: MGRQRLLTLVLFSALLWQVWGSGVFELKLQEFVNKKGLLGNRNCCRGGAGAGAGSGLLQCDCKTFFRVCLKHYQASVSPEPPCTYGSAVTPVLGVNSFSLPDGAGSGDRAFSNPIRFPFGFTWPGTFSLIIEALHTDSPDDLTTENPERLLSRLATQRHLTVGEEWSQDLHSSGRTDLKYSYRFVCDEHYYGEGCSVFCRPRDDAFGHFTCGERGEKVCNPGWKGQYCTEPICLPGCDEQHGVCDKPGECKCRVGWQGRYCDECIRYPGCLHGTCQQPWQCNCQEGWGGLFCNQDLNYCTHHKPCKNGATCTNTGQGSYTCSCRPGYTGANCETEINECDTNPCKNGGSCTDLENSYSCSCPPGFYGKNCELSAMTCADGPCFNGGRCSDNPDGGYTCHCPMGYSGFNCEKKIDSCSSSPCSNGAQCVDLGNSYLCQCPAGFSGRHCAGNVDDCASVPCVNGGTCQDGLNDYSCTCPPGYTGKNCSSPVSRCEHGPCHNGATCHERNHRYVCECARGYGGPNCQFLLPEPAPGPVVVDFTEKYLEGRSGQFPWLAVCAGIVLVLVVLLGCAAVVVCARLKLQKRRPPGDPGRGEIETMNNLANCQREKDVSVSVIGATQIKNTNKKADFHGDNADKNGFKARYPSVDYNLVQELKHEDAGRAQHSKCETKYEPRGSAREDKGSSTLRGGEAPERKRPDSVYSTSKDTKYQSVYVISEEKDECIIATEV; encoded by the exons ATGGGACGCCAGCGCCTGCTGACCCTGGTCCTGTTCTCGGCCCTGCTGTGGCAG GTCTGGGGCTCCGGAGTGTTCGAGCTGAAGCTGCAGGAGTTTGTCAACAAGAAGGGGCTGCTGGGGAACCGCAACTGCTGCCGTGGAGGCGCGGGCGCCGGCGCGGGCTCGGGGCTGCTGCAGTGCGACTGCAAGACCTTCTTTCGCGTGTGCCTCAAGCACTACCAGGCCAGTGTGTCCCCCGAGCCGCCCTGCACCTACGGCAGCGCCGTCACGCCGGTGCTGGGCGTCAACTCCTTCAGCCTGCCCGACGGCGCCGGCAGCGGCGACCGCGCCTTTAGCAACCCCATCCGCTTCCCTTTCGGCTTCACCTGGCCG GGTACCTTCTCTCTGATCATTGAAGCCCTGCACACGGATTCTCCCGATGACCTCACAACAG AGAACCCAGAGAGGCTCCTCAGCCGCCTGGCCACGCAGAGGCACCTGACGGTGGGGGAGGAGTGGTCGCAGGACCTACACAGCAGCGGCCGCACGGATCTCAAGTACTCCTACCGCTTTGTGTGTGACGAGCACTATTATGGGGAGGGCTGCTCCGTCTTTTGTCGCCCCAGAGATGACGCCTTTGGCCACTTCACCtgtggggagagaggggagaaggtcTGCAACCCTGGCTGGAAAGGCCAGTACTGCACAGAAC CAATCTGCCTGCCAGGGTGTGACGAGCAGCATGGAGTTTGTGACAAGCCAGGAGAATGCAA GTGTAGAGTTGGATGGCAGGGCCGCTACTGTGATGAGTGCATCCGGTACCCTGGCTGCCTCCATGGCACCTGCCAACAGCCTTGGCAGTGTAATTGCCAGGAAGGCTGGGGAGGCCTCTTCTGCAACCAGG ATCTGAACTATTGCACACATCATAAGCCCTGTAAGAACGGAGCCACTTGCACCAACACGGGCCAGGGAAGCTATACTTGCTCTTGTCGACCCGGGTATACGGGCGCCAATTGTGAGACAGAGATCAACGAATGCGATACCAACCCCTGCAAGAATGGAGGAAGCTGCACA gaCCTGGAGAACAGCTATTCCTGTTCCTGTCCGCCTGGCTTCTACGGGAAAAACTGCGAACTGAGTGCCATGACTTGTGCCGATGGCCCTTGCTTCAATGGCGGGCGGTGCTCGGACAACCCCGATGGAGGATATACCTGTCACTGCCCTATGGGTTACTCTGGCTTTAACTGCGAGAAGAAGATTGATTCCTGCAGCTCCTCCCCCTGCTCTAATG GAGCACAGTGTGTTGACCTCGGCAATTCCTACCTGTGCCAGTGCCCGGCTGGTTTCTCCGGGAGGCACTGCGCCGGCAACGTGGACGACTGCGCCTCCGTGCCGTGCGTGAACGGGGGCACCTGCCAGGACGGCCTCAACGACTACTCGTGCACCTGCCCCCCGGGGTACACCGGCAAGAACTGCAGCTCGCCGGTCAGCAGATGCGAGCATGGGCCGTGCCATAACGGGGCCACCTGCCACGAGAGGAACCACCGCTACGTGTGCGAGTGCGCCCGGGGCTACGGAGGGCCCAACTGCCAGTTCCTGCTCCCCGAGCCGGCACCCGGCCCCGTGGTGGTGGATTTTACCGAGAAGTACCTGGAAGGCCGGAGTGGCCAGTTTCCCTGGCTTGCAGTCTGCGCGGGCATCGTCCTGGTGCTCGTGGTGCTGCTCGGCTGCGCCGCCGTGGTGGTCTGTGCCCGCCTGAAGCTGCAGAAGCGGCGGCCCCCCGGCGACCCGGGCCGGGGCGAGATCGAGACCATGAACAACCTGGCCAACTGCCAGCGGGAGAAGGACGTGTCGGTCAGCGTCATCGGGGCCACGCAGATCAAGAACACCAACAAGAAGGCAGATTTCCACGGCGACAACGCCGACAAGAACGGCTTCAAGGCACGCTACCCGTCGGTGGACTATAACTTAGTGCAGGAGCTCAAGCACGAAGACGcgggcagggcccagcacagcAAGTGCGAAACCAAGTACGAGCCCCGCGGCTCGGCCAGGGAGGACAAGGGCTCCTCCACGCTCAGGGG TGGAGAAGCACCAGAAAGGAAAAGGCCAGATTCTGTGTATTCCACTTCGAAGGACACAAAGTACCAGTCGGTGTATGTCATATCAGAGGAGAAAGACGAATGCATCATAGCAACTGAG GTGTAA